The Bacteroidota bacterium genome contains the following window.
CAAAATTATCATTCAAAGCAATACCTGCTTTAGCATCAAAAATGGAAGTGTGAGAATCACCCAGGAAATCGCTGGAAACGACATCGTCTTCAGTATAACCCAGAAT
Protein-coding sequences here:
- a CDS encoding type I glyceraldehyde-3-phosphate dehydrogenase — its product is ILGYTEDDVVSSDFLGDSHTSIFDAKAGIALNDNFVKIISWYDNEWGYSNKVLELIKHMDTVK